GGCCAAGTGCCGATATATCGGTTCATGGAGATCATGAGCGCCGCCCTCATGAGGCGGGTAATCAAGGTGCCAACCCCCTCATTCCTCGCAATGCTGGCGCTACCGAGCAGCGTGCGGCAACTGGCTAAGTATGCGGGGGTAAGTTATGATTGCTCCAAGTCAAGGGAATTGATTGGGGAATTAAAGTTTGATGAGGAGCAAGTTAGGAGGAATGCATTATTCCTAAAGAGATTAGAGGAGTTGAGGATCAGTGGACCATGATGAGCTATAATTGAGGAGCTTCCTCCCCAGGTAGCCGCATCCCCTTAACATCGCTTAGCTTTACTTCAGTATAATTCGAGAATAAGTGTATGGGGACCTGCATGAATCTATCCTCACTCCAAGTAGGTTTTAGTTCTCCCCTTAAGTGAATCTTAGCGCCGCAATACTTGCATTTGCCATCCTCTATATTCCACTCAAGCAACTCGAAGCCTCGCCTCCTTATCACTACTCTACCACAGCTTGGGCAGTGAGTGTTTTCCAATTCATGACCCGGAACATTCCCTATATACACATAGAGCAATCCCTCCTCTCTAGCAACCTCTGCATGCTTCTCCAGCGTCTCCACTGGGGTAGGCGGGATATCCAGCATCTTATAATCCGGGTGGAACCGCAGGAAGTGAACAGGGGTCTCAGGCCCAAGCTCATCCACGATCCAACGCGCAACGCGCCTCGCGTCGCTTAAATCATCCCCAACACGGGGCACCACTAGATCGGTCACCTCAACATATATGCCCTTCCTCTTTAACTCCCTTAGGGCAGCAAATATGGGTTCTGGGCTTGGTACCCCCACGTATCTCCTCAGGAACTTCTCGCTTGCATTCCCCTTTAGATCCACAGTGATCGCGTCAAGGAATTGAGCCGCCATGCTTATCGCCTCATCAGTCATGTATCCATTGCTCACGAATGAATTGAAGAGGCCCCGCTCATGCGATAGGATTCCGACATCCCTCGCGAATTCCATGAATATGGTCGGCTCATTATATGTGTAGGCGAAGCCGTGAGCCCCATAAGCGGCAGCTAAATCAACAAGTAATTGCGGCGTTACCTCGAATCCCTCCACTCTTCGCCTTTGGCTTATATCGGCATTTTGACAATACTGACAGAACCATGAGCAGCCCGTGGTCGCTATGGAGAACACGGCGCTGCCTGGATTAAAGTGATAAAGCGGCTTCTTCTCGATGGGATCTATGTGCGCTGCAATTACTCGACCATAATTCATTAAGTAAAGCTTGCCATCTATATTCCATCGAATTCCACACGCGCCCCAAAGCCCAGGCGATATTCTGCATCTACGTGGACAGGCCGTGCACTTCACTACTCCATTACTGAGCTCCTCATATAGTTGAGCCTCTTTCATGACTTATTTCTCGTATCTCTCCTTATTAACCATTCCCTCCAGTTCACGCGCTATCTCTATCCAGCTCTTTCCGCTTCTTGCCATCTCGATAACCATCATTCTAGTCTTTTCCGCGCACACGAGGAAGTCGCGTACAACCATGTCCCTAATCAATGGATTAACATTAATCATGTTGCTTAGCTCCAGAACCTCCGCCAGGAACCTGGCCAACACGAATTCATTGCTTAGCTCTATTATTTTGCTCATAACTGCCCAGGCGCTTTGTGGATCCCTCACTTGAATGCCTAGCCCTAGTAATCTTGATGATGAGTCAAGGATCTTCATGCATATTTGAACCGCGTTTTCAGGAGTTACCCTAGATAAATCTTCACTTAGTTCATTTTCCAGGTAACTCACTTCCTCTCTACCACTATTATATCCTCATTAACGAAAATGTTTTCCGGCTTAAACCCAAATTCCTTAAGTATTTCCCTAACCTTGTACCTATGATCGCCCTGTATCTCTATCTTGTTTCCCTTGAT
The genomic region above belongs to Thermocladium sp. ECH_B and contains:
- a CDS encoding radical SAM protein, with translation MKEAQLYEELSNGVVKCTACPRRCRISPGLWGACGIRWNIDGKLYLMNYGRVIAAHIDPIEKKPLYHFNPGSAVFSIATTGCSWFCQYCQNADISQRRRVEGFEVTPQLLVDLAAAYGAHGFAYTYNEPTIFMEFARDVGILSHERGLFNSFVSNGYMTDEAISMAAQFLDAITVDLKGNASEKFLRRYVGVPSPEPIFAALRELKRKGIYVEVTDLVVPRVGDDLSDARRVARWIVDELGPETPVHFLRFHPDYKMLDIPPTPVETLEKHAEVAREEGLLYVYIGNVPGHELENTHCPSCGRVVIRRRGFELLEWNIEDGKCKYCGAKIHLRGELKPTWSEDRFMQVPIHLFSNYTEVKLSDVKGMRLPGEEAPQL